In the genome of Chryseobacterium oryzae, one region contains:
- a CDS encoding MauE/DoxX family redox-associated membrane protein, with protein sequence MNTFKLKFVEFTSYFFILLFCYASVSKIMDFDNFQVQIGQSPLLSAYAGVISYGVILVEVVIVIFVSIKKLRTIGLYGSTAIMSAFTIYIFLILNYSDFVPCSCGGILESLGWTEHLFFNLFCVIIGTIAVFISERTSGYSKLSTAALLLLSNILSCLAVIFLFLSSENIIKEDNNFTRRYLMHPIVEKQNTLLDNSYYYFAGADNKNVYLGNIKFPQQILVLDSAMVIKKKMNIELDINELPYRKLETKVLGSHYYIFDGTVAMIKSGLLNHSKPETVSQNDAYFSQLAVINENNSFILRTQSSRTKDLIIASLHPDNDNNKVQLHADFLQKQSDGVFDNDGVLNVDRANGDIVYTYRYRNQFIVADSTFKVKHRLNTIDTVSTAHVKSVKLPDGKYKMEKPPLKVNGFSTVYRKLLFNQSFLKGRYESAKRWKNSKVVDVYKTDSKLYIGSLYMENRGENKVSDIIVTDQFLYAIAGNHLIQYQLTKPLLRHLK encoded by the coding sequence ATGAATACCTTCAAATTAAAATTCGTAGAATTTACAAGCTACTTTTTCATCCTGTTATTTTGCTATGCTTCGGTAAGCAAAATTATGGACTTTGATAATTTTCAGGTTCAGATAGGGCAATCACCTCTTCTAAGCGCATATGCTGGAGTAATTTCCTACGGAGTAATTCTTGTTGAAGTTGTTATCGTCATTTTTGTTTCCATTAAAAAATTAAGAACAATTGGTTTATATGGATCAACAGCGATAATGTCCGCATTTACAATTTACATCTTCTTAATTCTGAATTATAGTGATTTTGTTCCCTGTTCATGTGGTGGTATATTGGAAAGTTTAGGCTGGACAGAGCATTTATTCTTCAACCTATTTTGTGTAATTATAGGTACTATAGCAGTTTTTATAAGCGAAAGAACTTCAGGTTATTCTAAATTGAGTACTGCAGCTTTATTATTGTTATCAAATATTCTAAGTTGTTTGGCTGTTATTTTTTTATTTCTCAGCTCAGAAAACATTATTAAAGAGGATAATAATTTCACAAGAAGATATTTAATGCATCCTATTGTAGAAAAGCAGAATACATTGTTGGATAACTCTTATTATTATTTTGCAGGAGCAGATAATAAAAATGTTTATTTAGGAAATATAAAATTTCCTCAGCAAATTCTTGTATTGGATTCTGCAATGGTCATAAAGAAGAAAATGAATATCGAACTGGATATTAATGAACTTCCTTACAGAAAACTGGAAACAAAAGTTCTTGGATCTCACTATTACATTTTCGACGGAACAGTTGCTATGATAAAGAGTGGATTATTAAATCATTCAAAGCCTGAGACTGTTAGTCAAAATGATGCTTACTTTTCTCAGTTGGCTGTGATCAATGAAAATAATTCATTTATATTAAGAACCCAAAGCAGCAGAACAAAAGATTTAATCATCGCTTCTCTGCACCCTGATAATGATAATAACAAAGTACAACTACACGCAGATTTTCTACAGAAACAGTCTGATGGAGTTTTCGATAACGATGGTGTTCTTAATGTGGACAGGGCAAATGGAGATATAGTTTATACATACCGTTACAGAAATCAGTTTATTGTCGCAGATTCTACTTTTAAGGTAAAGCACCGTTTAAATACCATTGATACTGTAAGCACCGCACACGTTAAATCGGTGAAACTTCCGGATGGGAAGTACAAAATGGAAAAGCCTCCTTTAAAAGTAAATGGATTTTCTACAGTATACAGAAAACTGCTTTTTAATCAATCCTTTTTGAAAGGAAGATATGAATCTGCAAAACGATGGAAAAATTCTAAAGTGGTAGATGTTTATAAAACAGATTCAAAACTGTACATAGGCAGTCTCTACATGGAAAACCGCGGAGAAAATAAAGTCAGTGATATTATAGTAACCGATCAGTTTCTGTATGCCATCGCCGGAAATCATCTTATTCAGTACCAATTAACAAAGCCTTTGTTAAGGCATTTAAAATAA